In Triticum aestivum cultivar Chinese Spring chromosome 5B, IWGSC CS RefSeq v2.1, whole genome shotgun sequence, the following proteins share a genomic window:
- the LOC123116100 gene encoding uncharacterized protein codes for MSDVVNIRFYYGPGTVQTTEMGADLSEFTHIDVPMSAPQTWSVSQLKEWIAASLGLDTETHTVGVHALWTRSSTIIYFYLRPIERDSDWVRWLQGCERRGCNPIALVLPVVKGVTAHEDQGGNDPGQSSVGRRLSMSNAGDDGYEQGQSSQVEGGNAYGYEPGQNSQVEGENADGEYNGEVDADEVDGHMQDQMEEEDTDVERGYADDSGESDEEENAAEVPNPAWWNHDFSSAMTVNDGHDSAWQYHQNNIATGAMSTPS; via the coding sequence ATGTCTGATGTAGTGAACATCAGATTTTACTacggtcctggtactgtccaaacaactgagatgggagctgatctgagtgaatttactcacatagatgtgccaatgagcgcacctcaaacatggtctgtcagtcagttgaaagaatggattgcggcaagtttaggtcttgatactgaaacacacaccgtcggtgttcatgcattgtggacacggtcaagtacaataatttacttttatttgaggccaatagagcgagactccgattgggtgcggtggttacaaggttgtgaacgaaggggatgcaatcctattgctttagtgcttcccgtcgtgaagggGGTCACTGCACATGAAGACCAAGGTGGCAACGATCCTGGGCAGAGCAGTGTAGGTAGGCGGCTATCTATGTCAAATGCTGGAGATgatggttacgaacaaggacagagcagtcaggtagaaggaggaaatgcttatggttatgaaccagggcagaaTAGTCAGGTAGAAGGGGAAAATGCCGATGGTGAATACAATGGCGAGGTtgacgctgacgaggtagatgggcacatgcaggaccagatggaagaagaagacactgATGTTGAAAGGGGTTATGCCGATGATTCTGgcgagtcagatgaagaagaaaatgcagcggaggtcccgaatcctgcatggtggaatcatgacttctcatctgcaatgaccgtgaatgatggacatgattcagcctggcaatatcaTCAGAACAATATTGCAACGGGTGCTATGTCCACCCCCTCCTGA